Genomic DNA from Triticum dicoccoides isolate Atlit2015 ecotype Zavitan chromosome 4B, WEW_v2.0, whole genome shotgun sequence:
ATGAGCGTCCATAGTGTTATGTTCCTATCAATGTTATTTCCTGACCCTGTTAGTATTTGCCAGTGGCCAAGTTAATCAATTTTATTTTGACAGGTTAACTTGTGTATATGCTTCTTGCAAAgtggaagaaaatcatgtgtctgcTGAGGAACTTGGCAAAGGGATTCAGCAGGATCACCAGATTATTCTAAATAATGAGATGATTGTTCTGAAAGTATGCAATTTTCATATTCAAGTTTTATAGCACCTCCAAGCAAACAGAACGGGACACTAAATTTCTTGCTTTCTTGCAGTCTTTAGATTTTGATTTGATCGTTTATGCTCCATATCGTTCTATCGAAGGATTTATTGATGACATGGATGTAAGTTCTGTGTGAACATTCCATTATATTCAGCATTTTTGTCCATCGTATTTTAGCTTATCCTATGGCTGCATTGGCTAATGACAttcttttttttgttctatgaaggATTTTTGTAGGGCAGGTAATGGTGCACACCAACGGTTGAAGGTCATACATTCCTTTCACCCTTTTGCCATACTGTTCAAGAACACATTAATAAAAAATGTTTACTGTGTTAGCCTTTTCTGATATGTGTACTTAAATTATGTTCTATATTCTCGATGTTTCCCAATAATCACTTACATAATCATAGTATCTTGTACAAACTGCGAATTCATGCAAGCTTTATGACTGCTTATACAAACAATAACTAAAGCATCCACTGCCAAATTTATAAAACCAGTTTAATGTAAAAGAAGCCCTTTCACCTTATTTCTTACATGAAAGGAAAGAAAGGTAATATGAATAACAAAACATGCAAGCTTTATGACTGCCCTGCTTATGCATCAGATGTTTGTATTGTAGGATTTGCATCGAACTGCGAATTCTGAGGTTGACACAATGATGTTGACTGATGCACCTCTTCTCTATACTCCTGGACAGGTAGCCTTAAACTATAAATACTATGGTTAATCTTCAGTTAGTGTGCTACTCCAGTACATCACTGTCATTTTCATATTTTTCTTGGTTAATGTGCATTGATTAAGAAAGCTTAATCCCCAGCGTCAAGCTTAGGGTATTCAAACCCCAGAGTTTGTACCAATTTCTTAGGCGATCTGATTGGATAGTGCGTTCCATTTTTTTTACAGTTGGCTTTGGCTGCTCTGTACAAGTCCAACGCTGCACTCAGTGTCCTTGATTTTGAAAGGTTGCAAACTTATCTTTGTTTATTATGATCTTAATTTGTGAGAACTCTGTGTTTCACGATGCAATATTTTTTCCTACATTTAATCATTGTTGATCTTGCGAAATTCATTGATTGTTTGCAGATACTTGGAAAGTGTTTTTTCAAGGCAACACTTTGATTGTCCAGTCGAACAATTTATTCAGATAATCAGTTTAATCAATCACCTGGTAAGAATGTTTACCTGGCTTGGCACAAATACAGTTTATAACACAATCATGTAAACTCCCACCAATAATTGTTCTTTAACTGTGTGTTTCATTTCACCGGTCTGCATGAACACTTTGTGTTAACAAAAAAGAATTGATCAAGGTGGTGCTTGGTTGAACATATGCCACTGTTTAGGGTATTTAAACATTGATGCCCTTATCAGTACCTTTGGCGTTGCCTCTATTATCTGTGTATGTATATATGCAGGTTAGCCAGCTTCAACTACCTGGCACGAAAGAAATGAGGCATGCTGATCGCAAGCTGAAGCATTGTTTGGATCCaagctcaagctctcatgatgagtaAGCTCTCTGACTCCACAAGCCTGGATGCCCTCCATGATTGTTACCCTCATGTGCTCATGCTTGCTATCTGAAAACTTCTACAGCcacaagaagaaagaaaagaagtcAAAGCACAAATCGAAAAGAACTGCCAGTGATGCCCAGCTGTAAGTACCTTGCACACCAACACGCATGTTTGAGGATGTTCTTTCCAGTCTTGCATCTGAATTTATGCCGCGTAATGCTTCTCCGCAGCAACAGCTAGAAATCGTGCCGTTGGGCAGCTGTGCAGTGTAGGAACCAGCTCTGGAAAATGTGGTGGTAAGAACTTGTACCGTGCTACGTGTGTTAGCTACGCAACCAAATTAACATACGAAGTATTTTTGGTCTACTCAGGCTTTCCGTTTGATGAGGTTTCGATTCCAAATTTCTCCAGCCATCAGATTGGTGATGCTCAGCTGATCTCCTCAGCAGCCCAAG
This window encodes:
- the LOC119295003 gene encoding cyclin-H1-1-like encodes the protein MSDFQTSTHRERWIFQPQDLVNKWTTANRRSAEILAQYGTTRLKVDPVDGSISNPEPVPDHVVGSSSVKPLSCEEEQVMRIFYEQKIQEVCRAFKFPHKIQATAIIYFKRFYLQWSVMEHHPKHIMLTCVYASCKVEENHVSAEELGKGIQQDHQIILNNEMIVLKSLDFDLIVYAPYRSIEGFIDDMDDFCRAGNGAHQRLKDLHRTANSEVDTMMLTDAPLLYTPGQLALAALYKSNAALSVLDFERYLESVFSRQHFDCPVEQFIQIISLINHLVSQLQLPGTKEMRHADRKLKHCLDPSSSSHDDHKKKEKKSKHKSKRTASDAQL